The proteins below come from a single Longimicrobium terrae genomic window:
- a CDS encoding DUF5916 domain-containing protein translates to MRTHTFVLTAALLLAAVPRAAQSQTQPSPVPGVAAHPARDIVLDGKLDEGVWATPEPATGFRQQQPREGEPAQRTEVRFAYDESALYIGARMFDSLGAAGVNTQLTRRDQSVESDYLQLVFDTYHDHAGRTVLQVNPSGVKYDAGQASPSADPSWDPVWTVQTRIDSAGWTAEMRIPWNQLRFSNAVEQTWGLQVLRYVQRLNESSLWSFYGRQESGGPARYGHLSGMRIENRPRGLEIMPYAVARASYVEPTQSGSPFQEARAYDTRVGADVRALLGSNLTLSATINPDFGQVEQDPAVVNLSAFESYFDEKRPFFVEGSGLLSFGGLNCFTCSNVSGMSLFYSRRIGRAPQGGLPGGYDYQDAPANTRLLGAAKLTGRTAGGWQIGAVEAVTAREVGYVRNADGTGQETTVEPFTNYLMGRVKRTSGGGSRTWGLMGTSVVRRFGDDGQALRGQLATHAEAVGADWNLYWKNQTYRLMGNVALSNVMGDSLAIRRLQRSSARYFQRPDRDGGGNGIFSDAYATDATALRGFGGYMRMSKESGAWMWETSTNYRSPGFEVNDMAFLTQADYVWMNANLVRNVTTPSNWYRSMWISGGGQQQYNFDGDRTDLQFHQYSEVNLLNNWDLSLYGHVRPEVNTDRMTRGGPVVRRAASWFLNPSINTDSRQRVVFSLGGGFGGTANGGGVTEINGSIRVKPATNVQISVGPSYTHERDPSQFVARFTDANATDFMGQRVVFAELDQHVVSMNTRINWTFTPTMTLELFAQPFVATGDYSDYKEFVRPRTVRTRDFSDQELTVTDRDAGGRPLRYRLDTDGNPATDEGFRFDNGGFNVRSLRGNAVLRWEYRPGSTLFFVWQQQRSGSQPYGEFDFGRDASAVFRSHADNVFVIKATYWIGG, encoded by the coding sequence ATGCGCACTCATACGTTCGTCCTGACCGCCGCCCTGCTGCTGGCCGCGGTGCCCCGCGCCGCGCAGAGCCAGACGCAGCCCTCCCCCGTACCGGGAGTCGCGGCGCACCCCGCGCGCGACATCGTCCTGGACGGCAAGCTGGATGAGGGCGTGTGGGCCACGCCGGAGCCGGCCACCGGTTTCCGCCAGCAGCAGCCCCGCGAGGGCGAGCCCGCCCAGCGCACCGAAGTCCGTTTCGCGTACGACGAGAGCGCGCTGTACATCGGCGCGCGCATGTTCGATTCGCTGGGCGCGGCCGGGGTGAACACGCAGCTCACCCGCCGCGACCAGAGCGTGGAGAGCGATTATCTGCAGCTGGTGTTCGACACCTATCACGACCACGCCGGGCGCACGGTGCTTCAGGTGAACCCCTCCGGCGTCAAGTACGACGCCGGCCAGGCCTCGCCCAGCGCCGACCCCTCGTGGGACCCCGTGTGGACCGTGCAGACGCGCATCGACTCGGCGGGATGGACGGCGGAAATGCGCATTCCCTGGAACCAGCTGCGCTTCAGCAACGCGGTGGAGCAGACGTGGGGATTGCAGGTGCTGCGCTACGTACAGCGGCTGAACGAGAGCTCGCTGTGGTCGTTCTACGGCCGCCAGGAGTCCGGCGGGCCGGCGCGCTACGGCCACCTGTCCGGCATGCGCATCGAGAACCGGCCGCGCGGGCTGGAGATCATGCCGTACGCCGTGGCGCGCGCCTCGTACGTGGAGCCCACGCAGTCCGGCAGCCCGTTTCAGGAAGCGCGCGCCTACGACACGCGCGTGGGGGCGGACGTGCGGGCGCTGCTGGGGAGCAACCTGACCCTTTCCGCCACCATCAACCCGGACTTCGGGCAGGTGGAGCAGGACCCGGCGGTGGTGAACCTGAGCGCGTTTGAAAGCTACTTCGATGAGAAGCGCCCCTTCTTCGTGGAAGGGAGCGGGCTGCTGAGCTTCGGCGGATTGAACTGCTTTACCTGCAGCAACGTGAGCGGAATGTCGCTGTTCTATTCCCGCCGCATCGGGCGCGCGCCGCAGGGCGGGCTGCCGGGCGGGTACGACTACCAGGACGCGCCGGCCAACACCCGCCTCCTGGGCGCCGCCAAGCTGACGGGCCGCACGGCGGGCGGCTGGCAGATCGGTGCGGTGGAGGCGGTGACCGCGCGCGAGGTGGGCTACGTGCGCAACGCGGACGGCACCGGCCAAGAGACGACCGTGGAGCCGTTCACCAACTACCTGATGGGCCGGGTAAAGCGCACCTCCGGTGGCGGCAGCCGTACGTGGGGATTGATGGGCACCTCCGTGGTCCGCCGCTTTGGCGACGACGGCCAGGCGCTGCGCGGCCAGCTTGCCACGCACGCCGAGGCCGTGGGCGCCGACTGGAACCTGTACTGGAAGAACCAGACGTACCGGCTGATGGGGAACGTGGCGCTCTCCAACGTGATGGGCGATTCGCTCGCCATCCGCCGCCTGCAGCGCTCCTCCGCGCGCTACTTTCAGCGGCCGGACCGCGACGGGGGCGGCAACGGGATCTTTTCCGATGCCTACGCCACGGATGCCACGGCGCTGCGCGGCTTTGGCGGATACATGCGGATGAGCAAGGAAAGCGGCGCGTGGATGTGGGAAACCTCCACCAACTATCGCAGCCCGGGGTTCGAGGTGAACGACATGGCGTTCCTCACGCAGGCGGATTACGTGTGGATGAACGCCAACCTGGTGCGCAACGTCACCACGCCGTCCAACTGGTACCGCTCCATGTGGATCTCGGGAGGCGGGCAGCAGCAGTACAACTTTGACGGCGACCGTACGGACCTGCAGTTTCACCAGTACTCCGAGGTGAACCTGCTGAACAACTGGGACCTCTCTCTCTACGGCCACGTCCGTCCGGAAGTGAACACCGACCGCATGACGCGGGGCGGTCCGGTGGTGCGCCGCGCGGCGAGCTGGTTCCTGAATCCCTCCATCAACACGGATTCGCGCCAGCGGGTGGTCTTCTCGCTCGGGGGCGGCTTCGGCGGCACAGCCAACGGCGGCGGGGTCACCGAGATCAACGGCAGCATCCGCGTAAAGCCCGCCACCAACGTGCAGATCAGCGTGGGCCCGTCGTACACGCACGAGCGCGATCCCTCGCAGTTCGTGGCGCGCTTCACCGACGCCAACGCCACGGACTTCATGGGGCAGCGCGTGGTGTTTGCGGAACTCGACCAGCACGTGGTGTCGATGAACACGCGGATAAACTGGACGTTCACCCCCACAATGACGCTGGAACTGTTCGCGCAGCCCTTCGTGGCCACGGGCGACTACAGCGACTACAAGGAGTTCGTGCGGCCGCGCACGGTGCGGACGCGCGACTTCAGCGACCAGGAGCTGACGGTGACGGACCGGGACGCGGGCGGGCGGCCGTTGCGCTACCGGCTGGACACGGACGGCAACCCGGCCACGGACGAGGGGTTCCGCTTTGACAACGGCGGCTTCAACGTGCGCTCGCTGCGGGGCAACGCGGTGCTGCGGTGGGAGTACCGCCCGGGGAGCACGCTGTTCTTTGTGTGGCAGCAGCAGCGCAGCGGATCGCAGCCGTACGGCGAGTTCGACTTCGGCCGCGACGCCAGCGCCGTGTTCCGCTCGCACGCCGACAACGTGTTCGTCATCAAGGCGACGTACTGGATCGGCGGCTGA
- a CDS encoding ElyC/SanA/YdcF family protein: MTEREIEDGGYYPADAIVVLGGGVLPDGTLPVVGRTRVQRAVELYRRNIAPRIIFSGRCGLMDDDPPVTEAAAMGALAREMKVPAEAILLEEEAKDTLGNAYFVREQFLEPNGWTSIRVVTSDFHMSRAAWVFRKILGAGYDFSFMSAASGLSPRELIHRALEECKITIFLNEWLEALEDADEHAIERLMSQEHPGYSDAPVLTHDEMRQRLNAIAEINRIAGTQHWLTSATPNGWNGRTERRGNRERRGVGPVRR, translated from the coding sequence GTGACGGAGCGGGAAATCGAGGACGGGGGATACTACCCGGCGGACGCCATCGTCGTCCTGGGCGGAGGGGTGCTGCCGGACGGCACCCTTCCCGTCGTGGGGCGCACGCGCGTGCAGCGGGCGGTGGAGCTGTACCGGCGCAACATCGCGCCGCGCATCATCTTCAGCGGGCGGTGCGGGCTGATGGACGACGATCCGCCGGTGACGGAGGCGGCGGCCATGGGCGCGCTCGCGCGGGAGATGAAGGTGCCGGCGGAGGCGATTCTGCTGGAAGAAGAGGCCAAGGACACGCTGGGCAACGCCTACTTCGTGCGCGAGCAGTTTCTGGAGCCCAACGGATGGACATCCATCCGCGTGGTTACGTCGGACTTCCACATGTCGCGCGCGGCGTGGGTGTTCCGCAAGATCCTGGGCGCGGGCTACGACTTCTCGTTCATGTCCGCCGCGTCGGGCCTGTCTCCGCGGGAGCTGATCCACCGGGCGCTGGAAGAGTGCAAGATCACCATCTTTCTGAACGAGTGGCTGGAGGCGCTGGAGGACGCGGACGAGCACGCCATCGAGCGGCTGATGAGCCAGGAGCACCCCGGCTACTCGGACGCACCGGTGCTGACGCATGATGAAATGCGCCAGCGGCTGAACGCCATCGCGGAGATCAACCGCATCGCCGGCACGCAGCACTGGCTCACCAGCGCGACGCCAAACGGATGGAACGGGCGCACGGAACGGCGCGGCAACCGCGAGCGCCGCGGCGTGGGCCCCGTCCGCCGCTGA
- a CDS encoding glycosyltransferase translates to MICILHGYLLEGSGSNLWTRSIVESLCRQGETVHLMAQENHPERYEFISEARFYRPDGTVETRFRRAPSTSGCCILHQPDLGDTLPVYVWDKYEEFPRVVPLVDLPDDEVEEYVQRNTRALLRIVKEQGITAIHANHAVLMSVVAQRVKAATGVPFSIMPHGSALEFAVKRQKRYHTMAVSAFTDASLVFVHGDEMRQRVRTILGDVPGLEDKFMDLHLGVDTSQFQPVPRSGRREMAARMAAVLADTPRGRQPGHSEPMLARLRGGMGHDELRELLAEEPAYDGKAPDAEVEARLDAIHWESDPTLLFVGRLISTKGIQGVVAALPFILRERPEMRLIIVGHGPLRRPLEALLWALEHGERELVQTIVAWGRDLEGAPEGESEGAELTQVARFLEQVEARGELDAYYQAARDHVRPDRVIFTGYLTHRELAFLFPCCDAAVFPSVVKEAGPLVFLEALAAGSFPLGTYFAGMKASIDAVADSLPAGDGDAMKLDPATERTVADIVRRVPAALDMGEKHKETLYRVARERFDWTSVARTLHQELNEL, encoded by the coding sequence ATGATCTGCATTCTGCACGGCTACCTGCTCGAAGGCTCCGGCAGCAATCTCTGGACGCGCTCCATCGTGGAATCGCTCTGCCGCCAAGGCGAAACGGTGCACCTGATGGCGCAGGAAAACCATCCCGAGCGCTACGAATTCATCAGCGAGGCGCGCTTCTACCGCCCGGACGGCACGGTGGAAACCCGCTTCCGGCGCGCGCCCTCCACCTCCGGCTGCTGCATTCTGCACCAGCCTGACCTGGGCGACACGCTTCCCGTCTACGTGTGGGACAAGTACGAGGAGTTCCCGCGCGTGGTGCCGCTGGTGGACCTGCCGGACGACGAGGTCGAGGAGTACGTGCAGCGCAACACCCGCGCGCTCCTGCGCATCGTCAAGGAGCAGGGGATCACGGCCATCCACGCCAACCACGCGGTGCTGATGTCCGTGGTGGCGCAACGGGTGAAGGCGGCCACGGGCGTTCCGTTTTCCATCATGCCGCACGGGAGCGCGCTGGAGTTCGCGGTCAAGCGGCAGAAGCGCTATCACACGATGGCGGTAAGCGCGTTCACCGACGCCTCGCTCGTGTTCGTGCACGGAGACGAAATGCGCCAGCGGGTGCGCACCATCCTGGGCGACGTGCCGGGGCTGGAAGACAAGTTCATGGACCTGCACCTGGGCGTGGACACCAGCCAGTTTCAGCCCGTTCCGCGCTCCGGACGGCGCGAGATGGCGGCGCGGATGGCGGCGGTGCTCGCGGACACGCCGCGCGGCCGCCAGCCCGGCCACTCGGAGCCCATGCTGGCCCGGCTGCGCGGCGGCATGGGGCACGATGAACTGCGCGAACTGCTGGCGGAGGAGCCCGCGTACGACGGCAAGGCGCCCGACGCGGAGGTGGAGGCGCGGCTGGACGCCATCCACTGGGAAAGCGATCCCACGCTGCTCTTCGTGGGGCGGCTGATCTCCACCAAGGGGATTCAGGGCGTGGTGGCGGCGCTCCCCTTCATTCTGCGCGAACGGCCGGAGATGCGGCTGATCATCGTGGGGCACGGCCCGCTGCGCCGGCCGCTGGAGGCGCTGCTGTGGGCGCTGGAGCATGGCGAGCGCGAACTGGTGCAGACGATCGTGGCGTGGGGGCGCGACCTGGAGGGCGCGCCGGAGGGGGAGTCGGAGGGCGCGGAACTCACGCAGGTGGCGCGCTTTCTGGAGCAGGTGGAGGCGCGCGGCGAACTGGACGCGTACTACCAGGCCGCGCGCGACCACGTCCGCCCGGACCGCGTCATCTTTACCGGATACCTGACGCACCGCGAGCTGGCCTTCCTTTTCCCCTGCTGCGACGCGGCGGTCTTTCCCTCCGTGGTCAAGGAAGCCGGCCCGCTGGTGTTTCTGGAAGCGCTCGCCGCCGGTAGCTTTCCCCTGGGCACCTACTTCGCGGGGATGAAGGCCAGCATCGACGCCGTCGCCGACAGCCTGCCCGCGGGCGACGGGGACGCGATGAAGCTGGATCCCGCCACGGAGCGCACCGTCGCCGACATCGTGCGGCGGGTGCCCGCGGCGCTGGACATGGGCGAGAAGCACAAGGAAACGCTGTACCGCGTGGCGCGCGAGCGGTTCGACTGGACCAGCGTCGCGCGCACGCTGCACCAGGAGCTGAACGAGTTGTGA
- a CDS encoding RHS repeat-associated core domain-containing protein produces MPQHFRSALARHARVLVFVPFLSAVGWLGLRELAARPSAPARPATSAEHAVSSASRSDKRHAAPRAGTAASGTAAAFAPPTPPVPPSPLPVLSEVVRMAYRQVLDRDATAAEITARVSWISTGGGTVAALVADLAKSAEYQAAFVTGHGADVAVDSLFRHLWDRPATPAEVTKWSPRVTAGNYRQVVDSIQADWYPAEQFGRDAVPGRPVTHWDSRAPVMVVPGAGTDASRGQCLSAPAGLDGVYECGELRVAHALPAVRVLNRSRAPTLLYGSDQAHPIPTFGVYVTPPTGRAALTQVTVRVHTGRSMPEAGVLQAQATWPGSNFTPGQTSHVSLSYNALEQNTGVYDYFLVVTATYADGQTQDWIRRGRFAIVNRRNSPFGRGWWLAGLEQLVLSPSNNGYKEILWVGGDGSTRLYQQGPLARDNGIWVARNPGGRPDTLRTNTTYQDAAYVRRLRNGASIYYSADGSHIATVDVLDRHTHFWHDSGRLQAVFTPTGVGYLAHKPPFRFYYDANGRLNRVTSPDLAGNAARTVTLGPDATGRQLWIKDPGVPARQFQYGENTEPGRMTRSISLRGTTTRYEYDWGAELSRATVWMGDPAKDIGYVYYNASTRGTPNMGPPVPAAQVITTIDGPRQNAADTTRFWLDRWGGPVAAQDPLGAVTTVTRGDTRFPALPTETVAPNGLRSTAEYDARGRVVSTQVINPLNDGRNSRTTVLYDDTWDAPVRLARYEVSSTGALTQLVGKDTMAYDAATGNRLWQQLGSDAGRRVNYGYYPAGSAFAGMPATVRTPSNVEHGVMGDSIYYDGVGNMASTVSPTKIRTEYVNDGLGRPWVTKSPVDPANGLFRRDSVVYDSAGRVALTVSRGPALSMVVGDPAYSAPWTTPEERLFVENVYNTYGELATVRRWAVPDTAHVGVFSTGFEYDPAGRKTVEIAADGKRDSTEYDNAGNAVAVTNRLRYRITMTYDALNRLRTRTLPATRTNPRYVDSVGYGKAFNFPIWGTDASGNATAAGQTITIPGDVERFDYDLAGNMVHAANRDAIVRRGYNPNGSISGDTLVIGTYATRDTTQHVYGLRYAYDMAGRRTDLIHPSTLAPASGWTVHNSYDPVTGALASVTDPVGIHQFAYNIAGQKTGELYPSTAQEVYTYDAENRLRTRRLTIPGIGALDDDTMAYDVRGKLAHVNQRIGEVTNFYSGLGSLAWSRSSPDGTNYMEQGYVQDALGNAAVVQKYDYTKVEVPALHVTRHDYEPGTGRLRFQSGAPGAGAAITSATSALFDSAGNTVFSTDTRPYSGIANSRRLEGKASHYDAAGRLRIVDMQACAMTAVVTSIPYFLFIPTGPGHSEMRCYSMRSGEGSAFEEYRYDPLGRRVLVRSREHCEIGCRESLVRTVWDGDRILWEIRTGGENPEQDVTPSNQLAPYQISTGRVAYTFGDALDHPLAVHRFDYRDSLFTRYDTVPAPLPMQPLTIYPHTNWRGDYQIGTFITGETQRCARVPSQPGDNETVDGYVPGGPGNINPTYLYCLAAVQWAGKYIWLDHSVRAMPPGNPEFWVGSLVHNKRDLSGNLYMRNRYYDAQAGRFSQEDPIGLAGGLNAYGFANGDPVSYSDPYGLRGDTLVIVSGGAELEAARSASPTIDRQMREIEASSKYVEFRVGSLPASCAGFAGGCWDPTPVAGHGEGGTVTVNPADFASISQSDGVPFTFPAAAGHEFAHVLGCASEPCARQTENTVRGETNIPRVPVNP; encoded by the coding sequence ATGCCGCAACACTTCCGCTCCGCCCTCGCCCGCCATGCGCGGGTACTCGTCTTCGTCCCCTTCCTCTCCGCCGTGGGCTGGCTGGGCCTGCGCGAACTCGCGGCCCGTCCATCCGCACCCGCGCGACCGGCCACCAGCGCGGAGCACGCGGTTTCATCCGCTTCCCGTTCTGACAAGCGGCATGCGGCCCCGCGGGCAGGCACGGCCGCGAGCGGGACGGCGGCTGCGTTCGCGCCGCCCACGCCGCCCGTGCCGCCCTCCCCGCTCCCCGTGCTCAGCGAGGTGGTGCGGATGGCGTACCGCCAGGTGCTGGACCGCGATGCGACGGCGGCGGAGATCACGGCGCGCGTGTCCTGGATCTCCACCGGGGGCGGAACGGTGGCGGCGCTGGTGGCGGATCTGGCGAAGTCGGCGGAGTACCAGGCGGCGTTCGTGACCGGCCACGGCGCCGACGTGGCGGTGGACTCGCTGTTCCGCCACCTGTGGGACCGGCCCGCCACCCCGGCGGAGGTGACCAAGTGGAGCCCGCGGGTCACGGCCGGCAACTACCGGCAGGTGGTGGACTCCATTCAGGCGGACTGGTACCCGGCGGAGCAGTTCGGGCGCGACGCGGTGCCCGGCCGCCCCGTGACGCACTGGGACTCGCGCGCGCCGGTGATGGTGGTGCCGGGCGCGGGGACGGACGCCTCGCGCGGCCAGTGCCTGAGCGCGCCGGCCGGCCTGGACGGCGTGTACGAGTGCGGCGAACTGCGGGTGGCGCACGCGCTTCCCGCCGTCCGCGTGCTGAACCGCAGCCGCGCCCCCACGCTTCTGTACGGCAGCGACCAGGCGCACCCGATTCCCACGTTCGGCGTCTACGTGACGCCGCCGACGGGGCGTGCCGCGCTGACGCAGGTGACTGTGCGCGTTCACACGGGGCGCAGCATGCCGGAGGCGGGGGTGCTGCAGGCGCAGGCCACCTGGCCGGGGAGCAACTTCACCCCGGGACAGACCAGCCACGTCTCGCTGAGCTACAACGCGCTCGAACAGAACACGGGCGTGTACGACTACTTCCTCGTGGTTACCGCCACCTACGCGGACGGACAGACGCAGGACTGGATCCGGCGTGGACGGTTCGCGATCGTGAACCGCCGGAACAGCCCGTTCGGCCGGGGCTGGTGGCTTGCCGGGCTGGAGCAGCTGGTGCTCTCGCCCAGCAACAACGGCTACAAGGAGATCCTGTGGGTGGGCGGGGACGGGAGCACGCGTCTGTACCAGCAGGGTCCGCTGGCGCGCGACAACGGGATCTGGGTGGCCCGCAACCCGGGCGGGCGGCCGGACACGCTGCGCACGAACACCACCTACCAGGACGCGGCGTACGTGCGGCGGCTGCGCAACGGCGCCAGCATCTACTACAGCGCGGACGGCAGCCACATCGCCACCGTGGATGTGCTGGACCGGCACACGCACTTCTGGCACGACTCCGGACGGCTGCAGGCCGTGTTCACGCCCACGGGCGTGGGCTACCTGGCCCACAAGCCGCCGTTCCGCTTCTACTACGACGCGAACGGCCGCCTGAACCGCGTGACCTCGCCCGACCTGGCGGGCAACGCGGCCCGCACCGTCACGCTGGGTCCGGACGCAACGGGGCGGCAGCTGTGGATCAAGGATCCGGGCGTGCCGGCGCGGCAGTTTCAGTACGGTGAAAACACCGAGCCCGGCCGGATGACGCGGAGCATCAGCCTGCGCGGCACCACGACGCGCTACGAGTACGACTGGGGCGCCGAGCTGTCCCGCGCGACCGTGTGGATGGGCGACCCGGCAAAGGACATCGGGTACGTGTACTACAACGCATCCACGCGCGGGACCCCCAACATGGGCCCGCCCGTCCCCGCCGCGCAGGTCATCACCACCATCGACGGGCCGCGCCAGAACGCGGCGGACACCACGCGCTTCTGGCTGGACCGGTGGGGCGGGCCGGTGGCGGCGCAGGACCCGCTTGGGGCTGTGACCACCGTCACCCGCGGCGATACCCGCTTTCCCGCGCTGCCGACGGAAACGGTGGCGCCCAACGGACTGCGCTCCACGGCCGAGTACGACGCGCGCGGCCGGGTGGTGTCGACGCAGGTGATCAACCCGCTGAACGACGGGCGGAACTCGCGGACCACCGTGCTCTACGACGACACGTGGGACGCGCCGGTGCGGCTCGCCCGATACGAGGTCTCGTCGACCGGTGCCCTGACGCAGCTGGTGGGCAAGGACACCATGGCGTACGACGCGGCGACGGGGAACCGGCTGTGGCAGCAGCTGGGGAGCGACGCCGGGCGGCGGGTGAACTACGGGTACTATCCCGCGGGCAGCGCGTTCGCCGGGATGCCGGCCACCGTGCGCACGCCGTCCAACGTGGAGCACGGGGTGATGGGCGACTCCATCTACTACGACGGGGTCGGGAACATGGCCTCGACGGTGAGCCCCACCAAGATCCGTACCGAGTACGTGAACGACGGCCTGGGGCGCCCGTGGGTGACCAAGAGTCCGGTGGACCCGGCGAATGGCCTCTTCCGCCGCGACAGCGTCGTGTACGACTCGGCGGGCCGCGTGGCGCTGACCGTCAGCCGCGGGCCGGCGCTGTCCATGGTCGTCGGCGATCCGGCCTACAGCGCCCCGTGGACCACGCCGGAGGAACGCCTGTTCGTGGAGAACGTGTACAACACGTATGGCGAGTTGGCGACGGTGCGCCGGTGGGCGGTGCCCGACACCGCGCACGTGGGCGTGTTCTCCACCGGCTTCGAGTACGATCCGGCGGGTCGCAAGACGGTGGAGATCGCCGCGGACGGAAAGCGTGACTCCACGGAGTACGACAACGCAGGCAACGCGGTGGCGGTCACCAACCGGCTCCGGTACCGCATCACGATGACGTACGACGCATTGAACCGGCTGCGTACGCGCACCCTGCCGGCCACGAGGACGAATCCGCGCTACGTCGATTCCGTTGGATACGGAAAGGCCTTCAATTTTCCGATCTGGGGAACGGACGCCTCCGGGAACGCGACGGCGGCGGGCCAGACGATCACCATTCCGGGTGACGTGGAGCGGTTCGACTACGACCTGGCCGGCAACATGGTGCACGCGGCCAACCGCGACGCCATCGTGCGGCGGGGCTACAACCCCAACGGTTCCATCTCCGGCGATACGCTGGTCATCGGGACGTACGCCACACGCGACACCACGCAGCACGTGTACGGCCTGCGGTACGCCTACGACATGGCGGGGCGGCGGACGGACCTGATCCACCCGTCCACGCTGGCGCCGGCGAGCGGATGGACGGTGCACAACAGCTACGACCCGGTGACCGGCGCGCTGGCCTCGGTGACGGACCCGGTGGGGATCCACCAGTTCGCGTACAACATCGCCGGGCAGAAGACGGGGGAGCTGTACCCGAGCACCGCGCAGGAGGTGTACACGTACGACGCCGAGAACCGGCTGCGCACGCGCAGGCTTACGATTCCGGGAATCGGCGCGCTGGACGACGACACGATGGCGTACGACGTGCGCGGCAAGCTGGCGCACGTGAACCAGCGGATCGGCGAGGTGACCAACTTCTACTCGGGGCTGGGGAGCCTGGCGTGGTCGCGCTCGTCGCCCGACGGCACCAACTACATGGAGCAGGGCTATGTGCAGGACGCGCTGGGCAACGCGGCCGTGGTGCAGAAGTACGACTACACCAAGGTGGAAGTGCCCGCCCTGCACGTGACCCGTCACGACTACGAGCCCGGAACGGGGCGGCTGCGCTTCCAGTCCGGCGCGCCGGGCGCGGGCGCGGCGATCACGTCGGCGACGAGCGCGCTGTTCGACTCGGCGGGGAACACGGTGTTCAGCACGGACACCCGCCCGTACAGCGGGATCGCGAACTCCCGCCGGCTGGAAGGCAAGGCCTCCCACTACGACGCCGCCGGCCGGCTGCGCATCGTGGACATGCAGGCCTGCGCCATGACCGCGGTCGTGACGTCGATCCCGTACTTCCTCTTCATCCCGACGGGGCCGGGGCACTCGGAGATGCGCTGCTACTCCATGCGCTCGGGCGAGGGCTCGGCGTTCGAGGAGTACCGCTACGACCCGCTGGGGCGGCGGGTGCTGGTGCGCAGCCGTGAGCATTGCGAGATCGGCTGCCGGGAATCGCTGGTGCGCACCGTGTGGGACGGCGACCGGATTCTGTGGGAGATCCGGACGGGTGGGGAGAATCCGGAGCAGGACGTGACTCCCAGCAACCAGCTTGCGCCGTACCAGATTAGCACGGGGCGGGTGGCGTACACGTTCGGAGACGCGCTGGACCATCCACTGGCGGTGCACCGGTTCGACTACCGGGACTCGCTGTTCACGCGGTACGACACGGTGCCGGCGCCGCTGCCCATGCAGCCGCTGACCATCTACCCGCACACGAACTGGCGGGGCGACTACCAGATCGGCACGTTCATCACGGGCGAGACGCAGCGGTGCGCGCGCGTGCCTTCGCAGCCGGGCGACAACGAGACGGTGGACGGATATGTGCCGGGCGGGCCGGGCAACATCAATCCCACGTACCTGTACTGCCTGGCCGCGGTGCAGTGGGCGGGCAAGTACATCTGGCTGGACCACAGCGTGCGCGCGATGCCGCCGGGCAACCCGGAGTTCTGGGTGGGGAGCCTGGTGCACAACAAGCGCGACCTGTCGGGCAACCTGTACATGCGCAACCGGTACTACGATGCGCAGGCCGGCCGCTTCAGCCAGGAAGACCCCATCGGCCTCGCAGGCGGGCTGAACGCGTACGGATTCGCGAACGGCGACCCGGTCAGCTACTCGGATCCGTATGGATTGCGCGGCGACACTCTAGTGATTGTAAGTGGGGGGGCTGAACTGGAAGCGGCACGAAGTGCTTCGCCTACCATAGACCGTCAAATGAGAGAGATCGAGGCCAGCAGCAAATACGTCGAGTTCCGTGTCGGATCACTTCCGGCATCCTGCGCGGGCTTCGCGGGGGGGTGTTGGGATCCTACTCCGGTCGCCGGGCACGGGGAAGGTGGAACCGTTACGGTCAACCCGGCAGATTTCGCATCGATCTCCCAGAGCGATGGGGTACCTTTCACATTCCCTGCAGCTGCCGGACACGAATTCGCGCATGTACTTGGCTGTGCTTCCGAGCCGTGCGCGCGGCAGACGGAGAACACGGTGCGTGGCGAAACGAATATCCCCAGAGTACCTGTGAATCCCTGA
- a CDS encoding RHS repeat-associated core domain-containing protein, producing the protein MHRFDYRDSLFTRYDTVPAPLPMQPLTIYPHTNWRGDYQIGTFITGETQRCARVPSQPGDNETVDGYVPGGPGNINPTYLYCLAAVQWAGKYIWLDHSVRAMPPGNPEFWVGSLVHNKRDLTGNLYMRNRYYDAQAGRFSQEDPIGLAGGLNAYGFAAGDPVSYSDPYGLCAWAISGEAVLQCTDPDGSRALVSAGEDGPGIGTVVCLGGAAVTALAARRVVTTERRMRRAEDQMRRQWERQRRLPDLCKRRR; encoded by the coding sequence GTGCACCGGTTCGACTACCGGGACTCGCTGTTCACGCGGTACGACACGGTGCCGGCGCCGCTGCCCATGCAGCCGCTGACCATCTACCCGCACACGAACTGGCGGGGCGACTACCAGATCGGCACGTTCATCACGGGCGAGACGCAGCGGTGCGCGCGCGTGCCTTCGCAGCCGGGCGACAACGAGACGGTGGACGGGTATGTGCCGGGCGGGCCGGGCAACATCAATCCCACGTACCTGTACTGCCTGGCCGCGGTGCAGTGGGCGGGCAAGTACATCTGGCTGGACCACAGCGTGCGCGCGATGCCGCCGGGCAACCCGGAGTTCTGGGTGGGGAGCCTGGTGCACAACAAGCGGGACCTGACGGGCAACCTGTACATGCGCAACCGGTACTACGATGCGCAGGCCGGCCGCTTCAGCCAGGAAGACCCCATCGGCCTTGCGGGCGGGCTGAACGCGTACGGGTTCGCGGCGGGGGACCCGGTGAGCTATTCGGATCCGTATGGACTCTGCGCATGGGCGATCAGCGGTGAGGCTGTCCTGCAATGCACAGATCCGGATGGCTCACGAGCTTTGGTATCTGCGGGAGAGGATGGTCCTGGCATCGGGACAGTGGTCTGCCTGGGTGGTGCGGCCGTCACAGCCTTGGCCGCACGCCGGGTGGTGACCACCGAACGGCGGATGCGAAGAGCTGAAGACCAGATGCGCCGACAGTGGGAACGCCAGCGGCGGTTACCAGATCTATGCAAACGGCGGCGGTGA